One genomic region from Microcella humidisoli encodes:
- a CDS encoding TspO/MBR family protein — protein sequence MARRTATSTALSLLVLGAIIAINVLSATLGSAVSQPFIQGWYAEAVKPGWTPPNWVFSAVWTVLYLSTSVAAWLVWRQRRRRRVDRALTLYAVQLVLNAIWSPLFFALYPVIGETATWLSLTVHVLLLVAIIVTIAEFRPIDRAAAVLMMPYLVWVTYAATLTIGIALLN from the coding sequence ATGGCGCGGCGCACCGCGACGTCGACCGCGCTGTCGCTGCTCGTGCTCGGCGCGATCATCGCCATCAACGTTCTGTCGGCGACGCTCGGCTCGGCGGTATCGCAACCCTTCATCCAGGGCTGGTACGCCGAGGCGGTGAAGCCCGGATGGACGCCGCCGAACTGGGTGTTCTCGGCCGTGTGGACGGTGCTGTACCTCAGCACCTCGGTGGCCGCGTGGCTCGTCTGGCGGCAACGCCGCCGCCGCAGGGTCGATCGGGCGCTCACCCTCTACGCCGTGCAGCTCGTGCTCAACGCCATCTGGTCGCCGCTGTTCTTCGCGCTCTACCCCGTCATCGGCGAGACGGCGACGTGGCTCTCGCTCACGGTGCACGTGCTGCTGCTCGTGGCGATCATCGTCACGATCGCCGAGTTCCGTCCCATCGATCGCGCGGCGGCGGTGCTGATGATGCCCTACCTCGTGTGGGTGACCTACGCTGCGACCCTCACCATCGGCATCGCCCTCCTCAACTGA
- a CDS encoding NAD(P)/FAD-dependent oxidoreductase, translating to MTPRPALDGDLDTDVAIVGAGLTGLWTAYELQRRDPGLRITLLEKRIAGFGASGRNGGWCSALFPASTAALEKKHGREAALAMRRAMIDTVDEVGRAAAEAGIDCDYERGGTIVFARSESQWRAAQHEVEHARGYGVDALELWGADRVHARDARGAVYDPACARVHPAALVRGLARRVEQRGAVIHEHTAVESWTPGAVRTDRGTVRARHIITALEGYGATIAQSKRRILPLYSLMVATQPLDDAVWEAMGIAHGQTFSDGRHLVIYGQRTADNRIAFGGRGARYHWGSAIRDEYDRVDRVFEHLVATLHDLFPQLPPLEIEHAWGGPLGVPRDWHASVAYDPTTGIGSAGGYVGDGLSTTNLAGRTLADLVTGRDTALTRLPWVGHRSPSWEPEPLRFLGANAGLVAMTTADAEERATGRSSVIARAMSPLIGH from the coding sequence CTGACACCCCGCCCCGCCCTCGATGGCGACCTCGACACCGACGTCGCCATCGTGGGAGCCGGACTCACGGGCCTGTGGACGGCGTACGAGTTGCAGCGGCGAGACCCCGGGCTGCGCATCACGCTGCTCGAGAAGCGCATCGCGGGCTTCGGCGCCTCCGGGCGCAACGGCGGATGGTGCAGCGCCCTCTTCCCGGCCTCGACCGCGGCGCTCGAGAAGAAGCACGGCCGCGAAGCCGCCCTCGCGATGCGCCGGGCCATGATCGACACCGTCGACGAGGTCGGCAGGGCCGCCGCCGAGGCGGGCATCGATTGCGATTATGAGCGCGGCGGCACGATCGTCTTCGCCCGCAGCGAGAGCCAGTGGCGCGCCGCGCAGCACGAGGTCGAGCACGCGCGCGGCTACGGCGTCGACGCCCTCGAGCTGTGGGGCGCCGATCGCGTTCACGCACGGGATGCCCGGGGCGCGGTCTACGACCCGGCCTGCGCCCGCGTGCACCCGGCCGCCCTCGTGCGCGGGCTCGCGCGCCGTGTCGAGCAGCGCGGTGCGGTCATCCACGAGCACACCGCCGTTGAGAGCTGGACGCCGGGAGCCGTGCGCACCGACCGCGGCACCGTGCGCGCGCGGCACATCATCACGGCGCTCGAAGGCTACGGGGCGACGATCGCGCAGTCGAAGCGCCGCATCCTGCCTCTCTATTCGCTCATGGTGGCGACGCAGCCGCTCGACGACGCCGTGTGGGAGGCGATGGGCATCGCCCATGGGCAGACGTTCTCCGACGGCCGCCACCTCGTCATCTACGGCCAGCGCACTGCCGACAACCGCATTGCCTTCGGCGGACGCGGGGCGCGGTACCACTGGGGTAGCGCGATCCGCGATGAGTACGACCGCGTCGACCGCGTCTTCGAGCACCTCGTCGCGACGCTGCACGACCTCTTCCCGCAGCTGCCGCCACTCGAGATCGAGCATGCCTGGGGCGGACCGCTCGGCGTGCCGCGCGACTGGCACGCGAGCGTCGCCTACGACCCGACGACGGGCATCGGCTCGGCCGGCGGCTACGTGGGCGACGGGCTCTCGACGACGAACCTGGCCGGTCGCACGCTCGCCGACCTCGTGACGGGCCGCGACACCGCGCTCACCCGACTGCCATGGGTGGGGCACCGCTCACCCTCGTGGGAGCCCGAACCGCTGCGGTTCCTCGGGGCCAACGCCGGCCTCGTCGCGATGACGACAGCCGATGCGGAGGAGCGCGCGACCGGGCGGTCCTCCGTGATCGCTCGAGCGATGAGCCCGCTCATCGGGCACTGA